TCGGTGGTTGCGTGCACTGGCTGTACCGTGACTTCATGACAGGACGTGCCGAACGTGAAGAGCGTGATCGCCTGCTGCAGCTGGTCGAGGACTATGTGCGCGCGGTCAGTGCCAACGACGAAGTCGCACTTGAGAATTTAACCATCGGCCAAGCGAACCTGGACCTCTCATACGACATAAGCCATCCCCGGCCGGATTTCTCCTATCCGCCGTTGGTGGCAACACTACGATCTGCCGTCGCTACATACGGTCCCGCAGAGGTTGAAAGGTTTGTCGTTGAAGCGATCGGCGACACGACAGCCGTCGGCCATCTGATCACGTCTTTCGCGGACCCGCGGCATCCATCTGAGCGAAGGCACATCACCAATACCGGCGGCGAAGTTCTATTCAAGATGCAAGACGGAAAATGGCGCATTAGCGGCACGGTTCTGTGAAAAAAGGAAGAACCATTCGGCCGGACAACGGCACTGACGCAACGCGTCCAGCGCGCGGATCGACCGCGAACACAACTGTGGACGCGACGGTACGCTTCGCGCCATAACCTGAGCCAGGTAATTCGCTAGGTAACGAAACGGTGGTCCCCAAAAGTGAACGGGAAGTGTATTCAATGAGTCTGACAGCTCGTGCTGTGATGGCAATGGTTCTGACGGTCCTCGTTACTGGATGTGGATCAGACGATCTTCACCCCAACAGCACGCCGTTCGCGACATCCGAAAGCGCTGAGCCAGCGCGAGATCTCGTCGACATTCCGGGGCAGTTTCCCCAACCCGCAACTATGACGGAATCCGGAGGCGCGGATGCTCCCGTCGGCGGCTGCGTGAACGTGTCAGGCACCCCCGCACGCGCGGTCCTGGATGTGGCTGACTGCATGACGCCGTTGGCGACGTATCGGGTGATCCAGCGGGTGCTCACTCCCGATCAGTGTGTGGCCGATGCTGACCGCCCGTTCTACTTTCGTGACGCCTACGCGCAGTGGACTGCGTGCCTGGATTTGAACTGGGACAGCACGTACTGCATCGACGTGGGCGCCGTTACCACCAAAGTCGCGTGCGAAGACCCTGCCGCAACGCGGAAACTCAAGCCG
This DNA window, taken from Mycolicibacterium neoaurum, encodes the following:
- a CDS encoding LppU/SCO3897 family protein; the encoded protein is MSLTARAVMAMVLTVLVTGCGSDDLHPNSTPFATSESAEPARDLVDIPGQFPQPATMTESGGADAPVGGCVNVSGTPARAVLDVADCMTPLATYRVIQRVLTPDQCVADADRPFYFRDAYAQWTACLDLNWDSTYCIDVGAVTTKVACEDPAATRKLKPASVLLDTTTTDDCSEGGYPHPLRRFTICTEARS